The following proteins come from a genomic window of Mariniflexile sp. TRM1-10:
- a CDS encoding DoxX family protein has protein sequence MTVAVILIQTLRFKFTAHPDSVYIFEKVGLEPYGRIAIGISELIAGILLLIPKTIWAGAIVTLGVISGAILIHLITLIRH, from the coding sequence ATGACAGTAGCTGTTATTTTAATTCAAACACTTCGTTTTAAATTTACTGCGCATCCAGATAGTGTATATATTTTTGAAAAAGTAGGACTAGAACCTTATGGCAGAATAGCTATAGGTATTTCAGAACTTATTGCCGGCATTTTATTGCTAATACCAAAAACAATTTGGGCTGGGGCCATTGTAACTCTGGGAGTTATTAGTGGTGCCATATTAATACATTTAATAACATTAATTAGGCATTGA
- the ligA gene encoding NAD-dependent DNA ligase LigA, whose translation MDIEQQIQSLRNELNQHNYNYYVLDNATISDFEFDSKLKELQDLEAKHPEFFDANSPTQRIGGEVTKNFETVPHEYRMYSLDNSYSKEDLLDWETRIKKQIEGDIQYTCELKYDGASISLTYENGVFVKAVTRGDGFQGDNVTANVKTIKSVPLKLKGDYPQKFDIRGEIVLPFKGFIKMNEERIEIGEEPYRNPRNTASGSLKLQDSAEVAKRPLECLLYNLTGANLGIDSQFDSLKRAREWGFKVPNDAKLVNSVDEVFEFIDYWNVHRHKLPYETDGVVIKVNSLRQQEELGYTAKAPRWAMAYKFKAEQVSTKLNSIAYQVGRTGAITPVANLEPVELAGTTVKRASLHNADQIEKLDIRVGDEVYVEKGGEIIPKILGVDLSKRPLNSKPTAYITHCPVCETELVRQAGEAQHYCPNYNGCKPQIIGRIQHFISRKAMDIEGLGGETVALLVNEGLISNYSDLYELTKEQVIPLERMAEKSADNLIQGIEQSKNIPFERVLYALGIRYVGETVAKKLAKHYKSIHAIAEASEEALVNVDEIGVKIAESVRAFFSSEENILIINRLKAFGVQLEVSAEQLIGQTDILKGQSIVISGVFESVSRDELKKLIEDNGGKVSSSISSKTTFVVAGDSMGPSKRKKAEDLNIPIIDEHEFLLRVL comes from the coding sequence ATGGATATAGAACAGCAAATACAAAGCTTACGCAACGAATTAAATCAGCATAATTATAACTATTACGTGCTTGATAATGCAACGATTTCTGATTTTGAATTCGATAGCAAATTAAAAGAACTTCAAGATTTAGAAGCGAAGCACCCGGAATTTTTCGATGCCAATTCACCAACACAACGCATAGGAGGTGAGGTAACCAAAAATTTTGAAACGGTTCCACATGAATATCGTATGTATTCGCTGGATAATTCTTATTCAAAAGAAGATTTGTTAGATTGGGAAACGCGCATAAAAAAGCAAATAGAAGGTGATATTCAATACACTTGCGAACTAAAATATGATGGTGCTTCCATTAGTTTAACTTATGAAAATGGCGTTTTTGTAAAAGCAGTGACTAGGGGGGACGGTTTCCAAGGTGATAATGTTACGGCTAATGTAAAAACCATCAAGTCGGTACCATTAAAACTAAAAGGGGATTATCCACAAAAATTTGATATACGTGGCGAAATTGTTTTGCCTTTTAAAGGATTCATTAAAATGAATGAAGAACGTATTGAGATTGGTGAAGAACCTTATAGAAACCCCAGAAATACTGCATCGGGCAGTTTGAAGTTACAAGATAGTGCCGAGGTTGCAAAGCGGCCTTTAGAATGTTTACTTTATAATTTAACAGGTGCCAATTTAGGAATTGATTCGCAATTTGATAGTTTGAAACGTGCTAGGGAATGGGGTTTTAAGGTACCTAATGATGCAAAACTTGTAAATTCTGTTGATGAAGTTTTTGAATTTATAGATTACTGGAATGTACATCGCCATAAGCTACCCTACGAAACAGATGGTGTCGTTATAAAAGTAAACAGTTTACGGCAACAGGAAGAATTGGGTTATACGGCCAAAGCACCCCGTTGGGCTATGGCATACAAATTTAAAGCAGAACAGGTTTCAACAAAACTAAATAGTATTGCCTACCAAGTGGGGCGCACAGGAGCTATTACACCTGTGGCGAATTTAGAACCCGTTGAGCTTGCTGGTACAACTGTAAAAAGAGCATCGTTACATAATGCCGACCAGATTGAAAAATTGGATATTAGAGTAGGTGATGAAGTGTATGTGGAAAAAGGCGGAGAGATTATTCCGAAAATTTTGGGTGTCGATTTAAGTAAGCGTCCGTTGAATTCAAAACCAACAGCTTATATTACACATTGCCCCGTATGTGAAACAGAATTGGTAAGACAAGCAGGTGAGGCGCAGCATTATTGCCCAAATTATAACGGTTGTAAACCCCAGATAATTGGTCGTATTCAGCATTTTATATCTAGAAAAGCCATGGATATTGAAGGTTTGGGAGGCGAAACCGTAGCGCTTTTAGTTAATGAAGGATTGATTTCTAATTATTCGGATTTGTATGAATTAACTAAAGAGCAGGTCATTCCTTTAGAACGTATGGCCGAAAAAAGTGCCGATAATTTAATTCAAGGTATCGAACAATCTAAAAACATCCCTTTTGAACGTGTATTGTATGCCTTGGGAATTCGATATGTTGGGGAAACTGTTGCTAAAAAATTAGCAAAGCATTATAAAAGTATTCATGCCATTGCTGAAGCATCCGAAGAGGCATTGGTAAATGTTGATGAGATTGGCGTTAAAATAGCTGAAAGTGTTCGTGCTTTCTTTTCTTCTGAGGAAAACATCCTTATAATAAATAGATTGAAAGCGTTTGGTGTTCAGTTGGAAGTTTCAGCTGAACAACTTATTGGGCAAACCGATATACTGAAAGGTCAAAGTATTGTTATTTCGGGTGTTTTTGAGTCAGTTTCACGTGATGAACTTAAAAAACTGATTGAAGATAATGGGGGTAAGGTGAGTAGTTCTATTTCATCAAAAACAACTTTTGTTGTTGCTGGGGACAGCATGGGGCCAAGTAAAAGAAAAAAAGCCGAAGACTTAAATATCCCCATTATTGATGAACATGAATTCTTACTTAGAGTATTGTAA
- the prmC gene encoding peptide chain release factor N(5)-glutamine methyltransferase, which translates to MNLKDLQNTFHKELDLLYGKEEVDSFFFMLVESYYKVSRLQLAMKPQFSLENYDAILGALELLKMHQPIQYILGYTEFYGLPFKVNEHTLIPRPETEELVAWILNHQPITTNHQLGILDIGTGSGCIAISLAKHLPNAKVYGLDVSHNALKIAKENAGLNKVHVEFIEADILNSETWNSDFQNLNFDIIVSNPPYVREQEKQRMKPNVLDNEPHLALFVKDEDPLLFYKAITRFAIDKLSKNGRLFFEINEYFGSDMIQLLVKNQFTNIELKQDMFKKDRMIKGVWSPPQ; encoded by the coding sequence TTGAATTTAAAAGACCTACAAAATACATTTCATAAAGAGTTAGACCTTTTATATGGAAAAGAAGAAGTAGATAGTTTCTTTTTTATGTTGGTTGAATCTTATTATAAAGTTTCTAGGCTACAATTGGCAATGAAACCCCAATTTTCACTTGAAAATTATGATGCTATTTTAGGTGCTTTGGAATTACTAAAAATGCACCAACCCATACAATATATACTAGGTTACACCGAATTTTATGGATTGCCTTTTAAAGTAAACGAACATACCTTAATACCAAGACCTGAAACTGAAGAGTTGGTTGCATGGATTTTAAATCACCAACCAATAACCACCAACCACCAACTAGGTATATTAGATATCGGAACGGGGAGTGGTTGCATAGCCATTTCATTGGCAAAACATTTACCAAATGCCAAAGTTTATGGCTTAGATGTAAGTCATAACGCTTTAAAAATAGCTAAGGAAAACGCTGGGCTAAATAAGGTTCATGTTGAATTTATTGAAGCCGACATATTAAATTCTGAAACTTGGAATTCGGATTTTCAAAATTTGAATTTTGATATCATTGTTTCAAACCCACCGTATGTGAGGGAGCAAGAAAAGCAGCGTATGAAACCCAATGTGTTAGATAACGAACCGCATTTGGCATTATTTGTTAAAGATGAAGATCCGTTATTGTTTTATAAAGCGATTACACGATTTGCTATTGATAAATTGTCTAAAAACGGGAGGTTGTTTTTTGAGATCAATGAGTATTTTGGAAGTGATATGATTCAGTTATTGGTAAAAAACCAATTTACCAATATCGAATTAAAGCAAGATATGTTTAAAAAAGATAGAATGATAAAAGGGGTGTGGAGTCCCCCTCAATGA
- a CDS encoding GNAT family N-acetyltransferase, which translates to MSKDTIVIRKIEPSDNAQIEQIIRACFHEFKIPLEGTAYSDEETPRMYESYQNDNDVYFVIEQDGEILGGGGIKPLKDFEEDVCEIQKMYFSPKVRGKGYGRLLFENCLSAAKNLGYKQCYLESTPQLKAAIHIYESYGFKHLKGALGNTGHYSCGVWMVKDL; encoded by the coding sequence GTGAGTAAAGATACTATAGTTATTCGGAAAATAGAACCTAGTGATAACGCTCAAATAGAGCAGATCATTAGGGCATGCTTTCATGAGTTTAAAATTCCTTTGGAAGGTACGGCGTATTCAGACGAAGAAACACCACGCATGTACGAATCGTATCAAAACGATAATGATGTTTATTTCGTAATTGAACAGGATGGTGAGATTTTGGGCGGTGGTGGCATAAAACCTTTAAAGGATTTTGAAGAGGATGTGTGTGAAATCCAAAAGATGTATTTTTCACCTAAAGTAAGAGGGAAAGGTTATGGAAGGCTCCTTTTTGAAAATTGTTTGTCTGCTGCTAAAAATTTAGGGTATAAACAATGTTATTTGGAATCCACGCCACAACTTAAAGCTGCTATTCATATTTATGAAAGTTACGGATTTAAACATTTAAAAGGTGCTTTAGGAAATACGGGGCATTACTCCTGTGGTGTTTGGATGGTAAAGGATTTATAA
- a CDS encoding LEA type 2 family protein has product MKRIIILSTILLTFLNCSVNEKPEFLGVENIKILESTPEYIILTADAFFENPNIISGELHVNNIKVFVNDSEMASVSSKKFEVPAKKDFSIPLTAHVPVDSIFGDEHLSSLIGSLLTKKMTVQYKGAINYKVLGFSHTYAIDKTEEVKIK; this is encoded by the coding sequence ATGAAACGCATTATAATCTTATCAACAATATTGCTTACCTTTTTAAACTGTTCCGTAAATGAGAAACCCGAATTTTTAGGAGTTGAAAATATAAAAATTCTTGAATCCACCCCAGAATACATTATTCTTACCGCAGATGCTTTTTTTGAAAACCCAAATATTATTAGCGGCGAATTGCATGTTAATAACATAAAAGTTTTTGTTAACGATAGCGAAATGGCTTCGGTTTCGTCTAAAAAATTTGAAGTGCCTGCTAAAAAAGATTTTTCAATACCTTTAACAGCCCATGTGCCTGTTGATAGTATTTTTGGCGATGAACATTTAAGCAGTTTAATTGGCAGCTTGCTAACCAAAAAAATGACCGTACAGTATAAAGGTGCGATTAACTACAAAGTTTTAGGCTTTTCGCATACCTATGCTATTGACAAAACCGAAGAAGTAAAAATAAAATAA